A region of Betta splendens chromosome 13, fBetSpl5.4, whole genome shotgun sequence DNA encodes the following proteins:
- the wdr81 gene encoding WD repeat-containing protein 81: protein MQLLPDMDWLMHAVEKDLGVDRRQQGAGPRPLELVALVPTRWVMGLRERRIMRCARFDSISETEIRTYLHCCQAKLPPGWTRVCIQGLRKSKMNYRLARDPCHQQMEFTSLESYIKTMQCVSQQNVRNLWHEAHHNLVQPYAGAAEQMHVAAVDSVRHALQKLFHTTFISSDRVSPSLSPAREKEKENFLPLTSSFLPKSQSDQLCPNVLLAECLLETADMLYVILPYTQYSLLDIVSFSPAKLANSHAKVLFILYQLLIALQACHVAGLSCGELSLQDIAVDEQLCIHLKLNLAHYEKLGTERDVDNDVNSRQVPKSVLPKHSACVSQENKRLCRDCFGDLKTLVLDWVHGRVSNFDYLMELNRLAGRREGDPNYHPVLPWVVDFTVPFGKFRDLRRSKFRLNKGDKQLDFTYEMTKQALAAAASSGVGVVSGDLSGSVGAGGAGQSEHLHVPHHISDVLSDITYYVYKARQTPKTVLCSHVRSQWEPNEYPASMERMQSWTPDECIPEFYTDPSIFHSIHPDMPDLDVPSWCKSCEEFIEVHRRLLESREVSQHLHYWIDLTFGYKLSGKEAVKAKNVCLHLVDNHTNLTTYGVVQLFDQPHPPRLSSSQYAPTEPPFLGLAALNVPLHVPQIDPMADAVDGMVPESTGCESAAWTMVDRDEELEQGMEALDSLASSGTSNSTSCSVPLPTTTTCGVKMGGEHTALTVSQSPSSFTGDFPSGIGPGLRSGMLQKSGPTNKKPGEGSVVTNNAEEFKIILPEGFSPLQPLEELEKMNNFLVKSLRAEVWHPGGHSDCIRDDVLAETLPSVTQLYQRDMQAFGILIAEIFFSSKLRGLKPGTPLRQRFQAVMKLCTAGLRDVPLSLHHALETLLLIEKHSGVEHREMPDDPSPLLFKYDPICDGLPPPNPSQFLNSVITPLPFPSYFAALHHFIFSYHTTIEKPGSHQGRDVVFQLWQELETLLRGNITAEGLEILLPFILALMLEESTAVYAAWYLFEPISRVLGPRNANKYLLKPLINVYENPHCLRGRFYLYTDCFILQLIVRLGLQAFLSSLLPHVLQVITGFESSGSEGETCKGIRGGTCNLGEEEEDDYHCGDVRSSSGSVSGNMGSSGGASGGVGVMGDTGLVDYSSGISLSDQVFLSETEYFQNGFYVNSGAGASGKQQSQNSASKDEDQESVSVGKLSDKSSTSELSLGDGDSMRDRASLKSADSSQDLKQASEGEEGKEFEEDEVTETNYGKEGTPDCSLPNMALTLSSCPEASTLKADFVNGMTLEESKNGIVGEQEEEDDSDLTEDSEEKEQKILLDTVCKTVRWLSAKLGPTVTSRYVARNLLRLLTNCYIGPNNHRFVVPSEESTIESVGLGSVYEKKPVVGDQTAGPVLDCLIYIAQLYGEPVLTYQYLPYIGYLVSPPSSQRLNTRKEASLLGAVALTQKIIVFLSDTTLMDMLMKINQDVLLPLLDLLTTPRMGFPSGVQTRTAVCIKTLSLMALICLRIGREMVQQHMADTLHRFFAVFSLLHSLQLQLENAPRRVVGEVTMVDVCTTEESNVTYELGVLEELQTVFNSEMAHASYIPFYCLIGDVAIRKLVPNHDTVWQLAQSYHQSVSQGSQKTKLPTSSIGLSSGFGRSFGGSPLPTPSSSFMPLADSLPESGTFGSHLVGNRIQVSRDTDYEGRHTAAIMTTMSTYTSPSTGITSFSSSWVTGPTPEDSALKQELPRSSRSLQGNWLAYWQYEIGLNQQDPHFHFHQIRLQSFLGHSGTTKCLAPLAGEDYFLSGSKDKTVKLWPLYNHGDGTQEVEPRLTYSEHRKSIFYVGQLEASLEVVSCDGTVHLWNQYTGKQIRSYEAVDGKNPITAVATMPAPHCSVVFGSADSVLRFIDPRKPGLQHEFRLAYNNLSAGLIRYLAVSPSGRTVAAGFSSGFIVLLDVRTGLILKGWPAHEGDILQMKAAEGNLVISSSTDYTLTVWKDLENKFVRQYKSQSDPIHAFDLYGSEIVTGTVANKIGVYSMADISLSPISSTKLSSENFRGTLTSLAILPTKRLLLLGSENGAIRLLA from the exons ATGCAACTCTTACCAGACATGGATTGGTTGATGCACGCAGTTGAAAAAGACTTGGGGGTGGACCGGCGACAGCAGGGTGCAGGCCCACGGCCCCTGGAGCTTGTTGCACTTGTTCCCACGCGCTGGGTGATGGGCTTGCGAGAGAGGAGAATCATGCGTTGTGCTCGCTTCGACAGCATCAGTGAAACCGAGATTCGGACCTACCTTCACTGCTGCCAGGCGAAGTTGCCTCCCGGCTGGACGCGGGTGTGCATTCAGGGTCTGAGGAAGAGCAAGATGAACTACAGATTAGCTAGAGACCCGTGCCATCAACAAATGGAGTTCACCTCACTGGAGTCTTATATTAAAACCATGCAGTGTGTGTCACAGCAGAATGTcag GAACTTATGGCACGAAGCACATCACAATCTTGTGCAACCATATGCAGGGGCAGCGGAGCAGATGCATGTTGCAGCGGTAGATTCAGTGCGTCATGCACTGCAGAAGCTATTCCATACTACATTCATCTCATCTGACCGAGTGTCCCCATCTCTTTCTCCAgccagagagaaggagaaagaaaactTCTTGCCACTCACTTCATCCTTTTTACCCAAGTCCCAGTCAGACCAGCTGTGTCCTAATGTTCTGCTGGCTGAGTGTCTGCTAGAGACTGCAGATATGTTATATGTGATTCTACCTTATACTCAGTATTCACTTCTTGATATAGTCTCCTTCAGTCCTGCCAAGCTTGCTAACAGTCATGCCAAAGTGTTGTTCATTCTCTACCAATTACTAATTGCTCTGCAGGCATGTCATGTAGCAGGTTTGTCTTGTGGTGAGCTCTCATTGCAGGACATAGCAGTGGATGAGCAGCTCTGTATCCACCTTAAGCTCAACCTAGCTCACTATGAGAAACTGGGAACAGAGAGGGATGTAGACAATGATGTCAATAGCAGACAAGTACCAAAAAGTGTCCTGCCAAAGCACAGTGCTTGTGTGAGCCAAGAGAACAAAAGACTTTGTAGAGACTGCTTTGGCGACCTCAAGACACTTGTTCTCGACTGGGTTCATGGCCGAGTCAGTAACTTTGACTACTTGATGGAACTGAACAGGTTAGCAGGACGTCGGGAAGGAGACCCTAATTACCACCCAGTTTTGCCATGGGTGGTGGATTTCACTGTGCCGTTTGGAAAATTCCGGGACCTCAGGAGGTCCAAGTTCAGGCTCAACAAGGGGGACAAACAGCTAGACTTTACATATGAGATGACCAAGCAGGCTTTGGCGGCAGCAGCCAGTAGTGGTGTTGGCGTAGTAAGTGGAGATCTTAGTGGGTctgttggtgctggtggtgctgggcaATCTGAGCACCTCCATGTCCCTCATCACATATCAGATGTCCTTTCGGACATTACCTACTATGTCTACAAAGCTCGGCAGACACCCAAAACGGTGCTATGCAGCCATGTTAGATCCCAGTGGGAGCCAAATGAATATCCAGCCAGTATGGAGCGCATGCAGAGTTGGACCCCCGATGAATGCATACCAGAGTTTTACACAGACCCCTCAATTTTCCACTCCATTCATCCTGACATGCCAGACCTGGATGTGCCTTCCTGGTGCAAGTCATGTGAGGAGTTCATTGAGGTCCACCGGCGTCTTCTGGAGAGCAGAGAGGTGTCCCAGCATTTGCATTACTGGATAGACCTCACATTTGGTTATAAGCTGTCTGGTAAAGAAGCTGTCAAAGCTAAGAATGTGTGCCTGCATCTAGTGGACAACCACACCAATCTGACGACGTACGGTGTAGTCCAGCTATTTGAccaaccccaccccccccgcTTATCTTCTTCTCAGTATGCTCCAACTGAACCTCCTTTTCTTGGTCTTGCTGCTCTTAATGTGCCTTTACATGTTCCTCAAATTGACCCCATGGCTGACGCTGTGGATGGAATGGTGCCAGAGTCCACGGGGTGTGAGTCCGCTGCCTGGACAATGGTAGACAGAGACGAAGAGCTTGAACAAGGAATGGAGGCTTTGGACTCATTAGCGTCCAGTGGCACGTCTAACTCCACGTCCTGCTCTGTGCCACTTCCAACCACCACCACATGTGGAGTGAAGATGGGAGGAGAACACACAGCACTTACTGTGTCTCAATCCCCAAGCTCATTCACAGGTGACTTCCCAAGTGGTATAGGCCCAGGTTTACGCAGTGGCATGTTACAAAAAAGTGggccaacaaacaaaaagcctgGAGAGGGAAGTGTGGTCACCAACAATGCGGAGGAGTTCAAGATAATCTTACCTGAAGGTTTCAGTCCATTGCAGCCCttggaagagctggagaagaTGAACAATTTCCTTGTTAAGAGTCTGCGTGCTGAGGTTTGGCACCCTGGAGGACACAGTGACTGCATTAGAGATGACGTGTTAGCTGAAACTCTACCCTCTGTTACTCAGCTCTACCAAAGAGATATGCAGGCGTTTGGCATCCTCATTGCTGAGATATTCTTCTCATCCAAACTGAGAGGACTGAAACCAGGCACCCCTCTCAGACAGCGTTTCCAAGCTGTAATGAAGTTATGCACTGCTGGCCTTCGTGATGTGCCACTGTCTTTGCATCATGCCCTCGAAACACTGCTGCTGATAGAGAAGCACTCTGGAGTAGAACACAGGGAAATGCCAGATGACCCAAGCCCACTTCTTTTCAAGTATGACCCCATTTGTGATGGTCTCCCTCCCCCAAACCCTTCCCAGTTTTTGAACTCAGTCATCACACCCCTTCCATTCCCTTCATATTTTGCAGCACTTCATCATTTTATCTTTTCCTATCATACCACAATTGAGAAACCGGGCAGCCATCAAGGAAGAGATGTTGTGTTTCAACTGTGGCAAGAGCTTGAGACACTGCTACGTGGTAATATCACAGCTGAAGGCCTTGAAATTCTCCTGCCCTTCATTTTGGCCCTCATGCTTGAGGAGTCTACTGCTGTTTATGCTGCTTGGTACCTTTTTGAGCCCATCTCAAGGGTGCTCGGTCCCAGAAATGCAAACAAGTATTTATTAAAGCCATTGATCAATGTATATGAAAACCCTCACTGCCTTCGTGGGCGTTTCTATCTCTACACTGACTGCTTTATTTTGCAGCTCATAGTGAGACTTGGTTTGCAAGCATTTCTATCCAGCCTACTCCCCCATGTGCTGCAGGTCATCACTGGCTTTGAAAGCTCAGGTTCAGAAGGGGAAACATGTAAAGGGATAAGGGGTGGCACATGTAATctaggagaggaagaggaagacgactACCACTGTGGGGATGTGCGGTCATCATCTGGGTCTGTTAGTGGGAATATGGGAAGTAGTGGTGGAGCCAGTGGAGGGGTTGGGGTTATGGGGGATACAGGGTTAGTTGATTACTCCTCCGGCATAAGTCTGAGTGACCAAGTGTTTCTGTCAGAGACAGAGTATTTTCAGAATGGGTTTTATGTCAACAGTGGAGCGGGGGCTTCTGgaaagcagcagagccagaactCTGCATCCAAAGATGAAGACCAGGAATCAGTAAGTGTAGGAAAGTTAAGTGACAAGAGCAGCACAAGTGAACTCTCTCTGGGTGACGGGGACTCAATGCGGGACCGAGCCAGTCTTAAATCGGCTGACAGCAGTCAAGACCTAAAACAAGCCAGTGAGGGTGAAGAGGGAAAAGAGTTTGAGGAAGATGAGGTGACTGAGACAAATTATGGGAAAGAGGGCACACCTGACTGTAGTTTACCCAACATGGCACTCACTCTATCTAGCTGCCCTGAAGCTTCCACTCTGAAGGCTGACTTTGTCAATGGAATGACACTGGAAGAGAGCAAGAATGGGATTGTgggagaacaggaggaggaagatgacagtgATCTAACAGAAGACTCTGAGGAAAAAGAGCAAAAGATTCTTTTAG ATACAGTCTGCAAAACTGTTAGATGGCTGTCGGCAAAGCTTGGGCCAACGGTGACGTCTCGATATGTAGCCAGAAATTTACTGCGTCTGCTTACAAATTGTTACATTG GACCTAATAACCATCGCTTTGTGGTCCCTTCTGAGGAGAGCACTATAGAGAGTGTAGGACTGGGCAGTGTGTATGAGAAGAAGCCTGTGGTTGGTGACCAGACAGCTGGGCCTGTGTTGGATTGTCTCATTTACATAGCACAACTTTATGGAGAGCCTGTACTCACCTACCAGTACCTTCCTTATATAGGATATCTG GTTTCTCCACCTTCATCACAGCGTCTCAACACGCGTAAAGAGGCAAGTCTGCTTGGAGCGGTTGCACTTACACAGAAGATAATAGTCTTCCTCTCTGATACCACTCTAATGGACATGCTTATGAAGATCAATCAGGATGTGCTGCTTCCACTTCTTGACCTGCTAACCACTCCTCGCATGGG GTTCCCCAGCGGGGTGCAGACACGCACTGCCGTCTGTATCAAGACCCTCAGCCTCATGGCTCTCATCTGTCTGCGCATCGGGAGGGAAATGGTGCAGCAGCACATGGCTGATACTTTGCATCGCTTCTTTGCGGTTTTCTCCCTGCTGCAttctctgcagctccag CTGGAGAATGCCCCTCGCAGAGTTGTAGGAGAAGTCACGATGGTGGATGTTTGTACAACTGAAGAGTCAAATGTGACCTACGAATTGGGTGTGTTGGAGGAGCTTCAGACTGTCTTTAACTCTGAGATGGCCCATGCGTCCTACATCCCATTCTACTGCCTCATAG GTGACGTGGCAATACGGAAACTGGTTCCCAACCATGACACTGTCTGGCAGTTGGCCCAATCCTACCATCAGAGTGTGAGCCAAGGGAGTCAGAAGACAAAGCTACCTACATCTTCCATTGGTCTTTCTTCTGGTTTCGGCAGAAGCTTTGGTGGTAGCCCTCTACCTACACCTTCAAGTAGCTTCATGCCACTGGCGGACTCCCTCCCTGAATCAGGCACATTCGGAAGCCACCTGGTAGGAAACCGTATCCAAGTGTCCAGAGACACCGATTACGAGGGACGCCATACTGCCGCCATTATGACTACAATGTCCACTTACACCTCTCCTTCTACGGGCATaacttctttttcctcctcctgggtAACGGGTCCCACCCCAGAGGACAGTGCCCTGAAGCAGGAGCTCCCACGCAGCAGCCGGTCCCTCCAGGGGAACTGGCTGGCCTACTGGCAGTATGAAATTGGTCTCAACCAACAAGATCCCCATTTCCACTTTCACCAGATCCGCCTGCAGAGCTTCCTGGGTCATTCCGGCACTACAAAGTGTTTGGCACCACTCGCCGGAGAGGATTATTTCCTTTCTGGTAGCAAAGACAAGACTGTGAAACTATGGCCACTATATAATCATGGTGATGGAACCCAGGAGGTGGAGCCCAGGCTGACATATAGTGAGCATAGAAAGTCTATCTTTTATGTTGGACAGCTTGAGGCTTCATTGGAGGTAGTGAGCTGTGATGGGACCGTGCACCTGTGGAACCAGTATACAG GCAAGCAGATCCGCTCCTATGAAGCCGTGGATGGAAAGAATCCCATTACAGCTGTCGCCACCATGCCAGCTCCACACTGCAGCGTCGTGTTTGGCAGCGCCGATTCTGTGCTTCGCTTCATTGACCCTCGCAAACCAGGATTACAG CATGAATTTCGTCTGGCCTACAACAATTTGAGTGCTGGCCTCATCCGGTACCTGGCAGTGAGCCCTTCAGGGCGCACAGTGGCTGCTGGTTTCTCATCTGGCTTCATTGTTCTGCTAGACGTACGGACAGGACTTATTCTCAAGGGTTGGCCAGCGCATGAAGGAGATATCCTCCAAATGAAG GCTGCAGAGGGAAACTTGGTCATTAGCTCCTCAACTGACTACACACTGACTGTGTGGAAAGACCTGGAAAACAAGTTTGTGCGCCAGTACAAGTCGCAGTCAGACCCCATCCATGCCTTTGACCTCTACGGTTCAGAGATTGTAACCGGAACGGTGGCTAACAAGATCGGGGTGTACTCCATGGCCGACATCTCGCTGAGCCCCATCAGCAGCACCAAGCTGAGCTCGGAGAACTTCCGCGGGACTCTTACCAGCCTGGCCATCCTACCCACTAAAAGGCTTCTGCTGCTGGGCTCTGAAAACGGTGCCATTAGGTTATTAGCTTAG
- the serpinf2b gene encoding serpin peptidase inhibitor, clade F (alpha-2 antiplasmin, pigment epithelium derived factor), member 2b isoform X1 — protein sequence MDLCLTLLLIYLCSQGVSNVAVADDESIPLVPLIPSHPIENVENEITVAPLTDVQEATATTSRPQGGSSEEEQDEGCVSAGRSRRSRSAIAAAIQKLGVQLLQNLDTTEQQPNIIISPLSISLALSQLALGAVNETKELLMHHLHDNALPCYHDSLHNILEHLRRNNLQIATRIFLRQGFEPKQDFVHESQRLYKSEPAVLESLQQINDWVEKATQGKIAEILPSLPANLLLMLINAVHFKGEWKSRFDQRFTSRGVFYLDDKHMVDVDVMEDAKHQLSLFVDEELEAQVASFPFQKSMSFLVVLPVSGQLNTSSLFAKLNISDLYNHLPKERTVQVKVPKFKLDYAQELQEVLTKLGLGEVFSNPNLAEITDGPVLVSSVVHKSSMEINEEGAEAAASTAVVISRASNPVFHLSKPFFFALVDDKTLVPVFMGIINNPNPGAPVLLREDHGSNDKMGFPVDKNHVSSFGVPPK from the exons ATGGACCTCTGTCTGACACTCCTGTTGATCTATCTCTGCAGCCAAGGAGTTAGC AATGTTGCCGTTGCAGACGATGAGTCAATTCCCTTGGTTCCTCTGATTCCCAGCCACCCCATCGAG AACGTAGAAAACGAAATTACAGTGGCACCGCTAACGGATGTCCAGGAAGCAACTGCCACGACTAGCAGGCCCCAGGGGGGCTCGTCCGAGGAAGAACAAGATGAGGGCTGTGTATCCGCTGGCCGAAGCCGGCGGTCAAGGAGCGCCATCGCTGCTGCCATTCAGAAACTTggcgtgcagctgctgcagaacctggaCACAACAGAACAGCAACCAAATATCATCATATCTCCTCTCAGCATATCACTAGCCCTCTCCCAGCTGGCTCtag gtgCAGTAAATGAGACAAAGGAGCTACTGATGCATCACCTCCACGACAACGCTCTCCCCTGCTACCACGATTCTCTGCATAATATCTTGGAGCATCTCAGAAGAAACAACTTGCAAATTGCCACTCGTATCTTCCTGCGCCAAG GTTTTGAGCCAAAGCAAGACTTTGTCCATGAATCCCAGCGACTGTATAAATCGGAACCGGCTGTGTTGGAGAGCCTGCAGCAGATAAACGACTGGGTAGAGAAGGCAACACAGGGAAAGATAGCTGAAATCCTGCCTAGTTTGCCTGCCAATCTGCTCCTCATGCTCATTAACGCTGTTCATTTCAAAG GAGAATGGAAATCTCGATTTGACCAACGTTTTACCTCCAGAGGCGTGTTTTACCTTGATGACAAGCACATGGTTGATGTTGATGTGATGGAAGATGCCAAACATCAATTAAGTTTATTTGTGGATGAGGAACTGGAGGCTcag GTTGCAAGCTTTCCATTTCAGAAGTCCATGAGCTTCTTGGTTGTTTTGCCTGTTTCTGGTCAGCTTAATACATCTTCACTGTTTGCAAAGCTGAATATCTCAGACTTGTACAATCATCTACCCAAGGAGAGGACTGTTCAAGTCAAAGTCCCCAAATTCAAGCTGGACTATGCGCAAGAATTACAAGAAGTTCTCACCAAGTTGG GCCTCGGAGAGGTGTTTTCCAATCCCAACTTGGCTGAGATAACAGATGGTCCTGTGCTGGTGTCTAGTGTGGTTCATAAATCCAGCATGGAAATAAATGAGGAAGGTGCAGAAGCGGCAGCATCCACTGCTGTGGTCATTTCCCGCGCATCTAACCCAGTCTTCCACCTCAGCAAGCCCTTCTTCTTTGCTCTTGTGGATGATAAGACTCTGGTACCGGTTTTCATGGGAATCATCAACAACCCTAACCCTGGTGCTCCTGTCTTGCTAAGAGAGGATCATGGAAGCAATGATAAAATGGGATTCCCAGTTGACAAGAATCATGTCAGCTCATTTGGAGTCCCACCTAAATAG
- the serpinf2b gene encoding serpin peptidase inhibitor, clade F (alpha-2 antiplasmin, pigment epithelium derived factor), member 2b isoform X2, with amino-acid sequence MDLCLTLLLIYLCSQGNVAVADDESIPLVPLIPSHPIENVENEITVAPLTDVQEATATTSRPQGGSSEEEQDEGCVSAGRSRRSRSAIAAAIQKLGVQLLQNLDTTEQQPNIIISPLSISLALSQLALGAVNETKELLMHHLHDNALPCYHDSLHNILEHLRRNNLQIATRIFLRQGFEPKQDFVHESQRLYKSEPAVLESLQQINDWVEKATQGKIAEILPSLPANLLLMLINAVHFKGEWKSRFDQRFTSRGVFYLDDKHMVDVDVMEDAKHQLSLFVDEELEAQVASFPFQKSMSFLVVLPVSGQLNTSSLFAKLNISDLYNHLPKERTVQVKVPKFKLDYAQELQEVLTKLGLGEVFSNPNLAEITDGPVLVSSVVHKSSMEINEEGAEAAASTAVVISRASNPVFHLSKPFFFALVDDKTLVPVFMGIINNPNPGAPVLLREDHGSNDKMGFPVDKNHVSSFGVPPK; translated from the exons ATGGACCTCTGTCTGACACTCCTGTTGATCTATCTCTGCAGCCAAGGA AATGTTGCCGTTGCAGACGATGAGTCAATTCCCTTGGTTCCTCTGATTCCCAGCCACCCCATCGAG AACGTAGAAAACGAAATTACAGTGGCACCGCTAACGGATGTCCAGGAAGCAACTGCCACGACTAGCAGGCCCCAGGGGGGCTCGTCCGAGGAAGAACAAGATGAGGGCTGTGTATCCGCTGGCCGAAGCCGGCGGTCAAGGAGCGCCATCGCTGCTGCCATTCAGAAACTTggcgtgcagctgctgcagaacctggaCACAACAGAACAGCAACCAAATATCATCATATCTCCTCTCAGCATATCACTAGCCCTCTCCCAGCTGGCTCtag gtgCAGTAAATGAGACAAAGGAGCTACTGATGCATCACCTCCACGACAACGCTCTCCCCTGCTACCACGATTCTCTGCATAATATCTTGGAGCATCTCAGAAGAAACAACTTGCAAATTGCCACTCGTATCTTCCTGCGCCAAG GTTTTGAGCCAAAGCAAGACTTTGTCCATGAATCCCAGCGACTGTATAAATCGGAACCGGCTGTGTTGGAGAGCCTGCAGCAGATAAACGACTGGGTAGAGAAGGCAACACAGGGAAAGATAGCTGAAATCCTGCCTAGTTTGCCTGCCAATCTGCTCCTCATGCTCATTAACGCTGTTCATTTCAAAG GAGAATGGAAATCTCGATTTGACCAACGTTTTACCTCCAGAGGCGTGTTTTACCTTGATGACAAGCACATGGTTGATGTTGATGTGATGGAAGATGCCAAACATCAATTAAGTTTATTTGTGGATGAGGAACTGGAGGCTcag GTTGCAAGCTTTCCATTTCAGAAGTCCATGAGCTTCTTGGTTGTTTTGCCTGTTTCTGGTCAGCTTAATACATCTTCACTGTTTGCAAAGCTGAATATCTCAGACTTGTACAATCATCTACCCAAGGAGAGGACTGTTCAAGTCAAAGTCCCCAAATTCAAGCTGGACTATGCGCAAGAATTACAAGAAGTTCTCACCAAGTTGG GCCTCGGAGAGGTGTTTTCCAATCCCAACTTGGCTGAGATAACAGATGGTCCTGTGCTGGTGTCTAGTGTGGTTCATAAATCCAGCATGGAAATAAATGAGGAAGGTGCAGAAGCGGCAGCATCCACTGCTGTGGTCATTTCCCGCGCATCTAACCCAGTCTTCCACCTCAGCAAGCCCTTCTTCTTTGCTCTTGTGGATGATAAGACTCTGGTACCGGTTTTCATGGGAATCATCAACAACCCTAACCCTGGTGCTCCTGTCTTGCTAAGAGAGGATCATGGAAGCAATGATAAAATGGGATTCCCAGTTGACAAGAATCATGTCAGCTCATTTGGAGTCCCACCTAAATAG
- the rpa1 gene encoding replication protein A 70 kDa DNA-binding subunit, which yields MTKLTEGAIEALSNGSGANDVVLQLVNIRKIDGGNGPARFRVMMSDGRHTLSSFMLSTQLNSLAEESKLAPNCICILKKHVTNILKDGRRVVIILEIEVIKSADEVGGRIGDPVSYVDGQSKGPQSASNPESRPPLQAQNRNEVNRGFNRDFGKKAPSAMPSTPGGTSKVVPIASLNPYQSKWTIRARVTNKSSIRTWSNSRGDGKLFSMELVDESGEIRVTGFNQEVDKFYSLVEVGKVYYVTKGSLKIANKQYTTVKNDYEMTLNGESTVIPCEDSCDVPMVQCDFVSIGDLENRDKDAILDVIGVCKSVEDVTRLTTKTNREVSKRTLNLMDMSGKMVTVTLWGEEAEKFDGSGQPIVAIKGAKLSDFGGRSLSASFTSTLMINPDIPEAYKLRGWYDKEGHAMDGQSLTEVKGGGGGGNTNWKTLSDVKNEHLGHGDKADYYTCIATIVYLRKENCLYQACPSQDCNKKVLDQQNGMFRCEKCDKEFPNFKYRLILSANIADHGDNQWVTCFQESAEAILGQNAAYLGQLKDSNEAAFDEVFQQANFNTFVFRNRVKLETYNDESRIKATVYEVKPVDHKDYSKRLIMAIRKLAAQ from the exons ATGACAAAGCTCACAGAAGGTGCGATAGAG GCCCTGTCAAATGGATCAGGTGCTAACGACGTAGTGCTTCAGTTAGTG AACATTCGCAAGATTGATGGGGGAAACGGTCCCGCTCGCTTCCGGGTGATGATGAGTGATGGACGACACACACTGTCGT CCTTCATGCTCTCCACCCAGCTGAACAGCCTCGCAGAAGAGAGCAAGCTTGCCCCAAACTGCATCTGCATTTTGAAAAAGCATGTGACCAACATACTGAAGGATGGTCG ACGGGTGGTGATTATTTTGGAAATTGAAGTGATCAAGTCCGCTGATGAGGTTGGTGGCAGGATTGGTGACCCTGTTTCTTACGTTGATG GTCAGAGCAAAGGCCCACAGTCGGCATCAAACCCTGAAAGCCGCCCCCCACTGCAAGCTCAAAATAGAAATGAAG TAAACAGAGGTTTCAATAGAGACTTTGGAAAAAAGGCCCCATCTGCTATGCCCAGTACACCAGGGGGCACCTCCAAAGTGGTGCCCATCGCTAGCCTCAACCCCTACCAGTCAaa GTGGACCATCCGGGCTCGTGTAACCAACAAAAGCTCGATTCGTACGTGGAGCAACTCTCGCGGTGATGGCAAACTCTTCTCCATGGAGCTTGTAGATGAGAGT GGAGAGATTCGCGTGACTGGTTTCAACCAAGAAGTGGACAAGTTTTACAGCCTGGTTGAGGTTGGCAAG GTCTATTATGTCACCAAGGGCTCCTTGAAGATCGCCAATAAGCAGTACACCACTGTGAAGAATGACTACGAGATGACACTCAATGGAGAGTCCACAGTCATCCCCTGTGAGGACAGCTGTGATGTTCCCATGGTGCAGTGTGACTTTGTCTCTATTGGGGATTTGGAGAACAGAGACAAAGATGCAATTCTCG ATGTAATTGGAGTGTGCAAGAGTGTGGAAGACGTCACCCGCCTCACAACAAAGACGAACAGAGAAGTGTCCAAGAGAACCCTGAATTTGATGGACATGTCCGGGAAGATGGTGACTGTCACCCTTTGGGGAGAGGAA GCAGAGAAGTTTGATGGCTCAGGCCAGCCCATTGTGGCCATTAAGGGAGCGAAGCTTTCAGACTTTGGAGGCCGGTCCCTCTCCGCTTCATTCACAAGCACCCTGATGATCAACCCAGACATCCCTGAGGCATATAAGCTCAGAGGCTG GTATGACAAGGAGGGCCATGCCATGGACGGGCAGTCTCTGACTGAGGTGAAAggtggcggtggaggaggaaacaccAACTGGAAGACTTTGTCTGATGTTAAGAATGAGCATCTGGGACATGGAGACAAG GCAGACTACTATACTTGCATCGCTACTATTGTGTACCTGCGTAAGGAGAACTGCCTTTACCAGGCCTGCCCGAGCCAAGACTGCAACAAGAAAGTGCTGGACCAACAAAATGGCATGTTTCGCTGCGAGAAGTGTGACAAAGAGTTCCCTAACTTCAAGTACCGCCTCATCCTTTCT GCCAATATTGCAGATCACGGGGACAACCAATGGGTGACTTGCTTCCAGGAGAGTGCAGAGGCCATCCTGGGCCAGAATGCAGCTTACCTGGGCCAGCTGAAGGACTCG AACGAGGCTGCCTTTGATGAAGTCTTCCAACAAGCCAACTTCAACACCTTTGTGTTCCGCAACAGAGTGAAGCTAGAAACATATAAT GACGAGTCCAGGATCAAGGCCACGGTGTATGAAGTGAAGCCCGTCGACCATAAGGACTACAGCAAGAGGTTGATCATGGCCATAAGGAAGCTGGCTGCCCAGTAG